In Leopardus geoffroyi isolate Oge1 chromosome D1, O.geoffroyi_Oge1_pat1.0, whole genome shotgun sequence, the genomic stretch aacaactctacaTTATTTAGATGCACCAAAGTCTTAATTTTCTACACAATTTCCATGAAAAGCTGCTGTCTCACATTTGCCAGATCACTTGATCTCAAAGGCAAGGCCTCTCTATTTCTTCCATGACACCATATGCCTTTATATGAATCACCTCTTTGTCAATTGTGTATTATCCTTTCCACCTGCCATTACCAGTGAAAGTACAGAGTAGACTGATAAGCCCATCTATGAACTATGTCCTAACAATAATAGAATGGTACTGATCCTTCAATAAGAACAGGAACTCTCCTGCTTAGTCTTTCCCAGATGTCTAATGTCAGGATCTGAATATCACACTGGTGAGATTTGGCAGCATTCCCAGTAAAGGTATTCTAAGAGAGTTTTGTTATCCCATAATCCAGTAAAATGAAATATGGAGACTAATTCCCATTTCAAGTATGATTTTATGACTTGAGGGAGATTTAAACCATACACTTGAACTCTTCTTTTTATGGGAGAGAGTACCAAATCCAAAGAGATCAGGGATGAATTGTCCAAGTTTACACAGTATCTTTGCACAACTCCCAGAACTAGTACGTGGAAATACTGTCTTCCAGGTCAATAATATTTCCATAACTTCCTGTTAGAGACCTGTTTAGGGTAATCTGTCATtagcttaaaatattatttgtaactattgatgattgattttttaaatgtttttgcttcTTGTAACAGGTTAAAACTGACCAATGGAAAATAAGAATGAGACTGAAGtgactgaatttcttttcttgggtCTCACAGACATTCTCCAAGAGCAGATTGTCCTCTTTGTCATGCTCTTCATTGTCTATCTTGTCACCCTGGGGGGTAACATAGGGATGATCATTCTCATATGGACTGATCTCAGATTCCACACTCCTATGTACTTTTTTCTCAGCCACTTGTCCTTTGTAGATATTTGTTCCTCTTCTTCCATTGCCCCCAAGATGCTGTGTGATATCTTTGCAGAGAAAAAAGGTATCTCTTTCATGGGTTGTGCTACACAGATGTGGTTCTCTGGTTTCTTTGTGGCAACTGAATGTTTCCTCCTGGCTTCCATGGCATATGACCGGTATATGGCCATCTGTAAGCCCTTGTTGTATACACTCATTATGTCCCAGAGGGTCTGTGTGCAGCTGGCAGTAGGGCCTTATGCCATGGCTCTTCTAAGCACAATGACCCATACAATTCTCACTTTTCGCTTACCCTTCTGTGGTACAAATATCATCAATCACTTCTTCTGTGACATTTCACCACTGCTTTCCTTAGCATGTGCAGACGCCTTGATCAATAAATTAGTGCTGTTCATCTTGGCTGGAGCTGTAGTAATGCTCAGTGGCCTGATCATCATGGTCTCCTATGTTTGCATCCTGGCAGCCATCTTGAAGATGCGGACCGCTGATGGGAGAAGGAAAGCTTTCTCCACCTGCTCTTCTCACCTGGCAGTTGTCTCCATCCTGTATGGGACTCTTTTCTTTATCTATGTTCAGCCTGGCTCAAGTCCCTCCCTGGATATCGATAAAGTGATTTCTCTGTTTTATACCGTGGTGATCCCCATGTTGAACCCCCtcatctacagcctgaggaacaaGGAGGTAAAAAATGCACTCAGGAGGaagtttgaaaggaaaaattcTCTAATGGTTTTGGCAAAATAGAACCCTGCCGTGTTGTACCATAGATGTTGGTGCAGGCTGTGTAGGAGAAAGATCACTGAAGTGGAAATCAGAAGCTGCATGTGAATTTGTCCACTGCCAGGTCATAAGTGATTTGAAAAATGGACtagtacttaaatattttttctgccccaTCTTGTTGTCTGTGACATGACAAgagtttcaaaacaaaatagttaAATATTGAGAATATTAATGTGAAAATATACTGAAAGAAAACTAAGGTAATATTTTACTATCATGGATATTTGAATACTACTTTATCCAGACAAGAAAACCaaaagttataataaaaatttcagaataccacaaacaatattaaaaagtaaacaacaaaatgagaaaatgtttgtgaCATGTGCCAAATAATGAGATAACATCCCTAATAATGAAAGAACAGTCTAAAATTCAATGGAAACAAAACTagataaatggggaaaaaatgaacaagcaaTTCACAGAAATGGTGATCCCTACACAGAAATGTATGGAAAAAACGTTCACTATCATCATTGGTCAAGtaagtgaaatgaaattaaaatgtcaatgtCAGTGCAGTGCCTTTTAATATAGATGAAATATTATTAGTTTTCAATGACGATGAAGTTCCTGTTTGGCCATGTAcattctgtattttctgtttataGTATGAATTCCCCATTACCCAAAAAATCTGGTAGTTTCCATATAAAATGATCAATTTACACAGCATTTGACCTAGAATTTCTCCTTTATAAatctgaacaacagaaatgtaaagGCCAATGAAtaagattacatatatataactattatgcatggaaaagtaaaataaagaaaatagtctGTTTTACATCATTATAAGAAAAGTCaacttgtgtttgtgtgtgtgtgtgtgtgtgtgtgcaaaatgcacaacaaatgaaaagattaGATAAGGTAATTATGGACTGACCTGGAGAGGACAATTGTATGCAGTCACTGTCAGGTGGAAAAAAACTCAAGCTGGAGATCAAAGTGTAGTTATGATCACTAAGAACAAGGACGAAAGCTGTACAATtaaatgtgcatgtgcatgcaggtGTAAATGAGTACAGGGAGAACTATAAAGGATGCACAGCAAGCTGTTGACATTGATCACTTCAATGGGAGCTGCATTtgaggtgggaaaggagaagTTTTATTCATGTACATTTGAATTGCTGCTTAATCACGCCCTCTGCTTTTACTTGGGCTCCATTTATATGGAGTTCCATTTACATCTTATGATTTCTGCTTTGCCAATTCTTTATTTATTGGAGGATCTGACAGGACCCAGGGCATTAGAGCAGTCCTGGATACATACACACATGGTGGCTTCTAGGCAAGACTTTGCTCTTTATTACGGCCCACAAACATACCAGGAGCTCTTTCTCAAAAGCCATAGCATTCTTTTTGCCAATGGTATAGAATGGCTCCTGAAGCTCAGGACCAGCAGCATTCCCACTGAGGTTTGTAATAAGCTCCATGTTGCTTTTTTCCCATGACCATCACTTTCCTTATAGATCCTGTTGTATCACGTGGCCCAAGGGGCAGGGCTGCTTGTACTATGCCTGGACCTGCTGCAGAGCCTCTCCTGTTCTGCATCCCACTTAATGCCTACAGCCTTCTGTGCCATTTGGTATCTTTGTTGGAGATCTATTCCTAGCTGTGGAATATGCTGCCTCCAAGACCCAAAGAGGCCTACTGGGACCCTCTTCATGGttctttcttcataaattttACTTCGAATGGGGTATTCTAGCATACCCCTAACCACCGGACCTGTAAAACTCACCCAACATTTCAAATTCCTGAATCCTAAtaggtgtttgtgtgtttgtgttctgtctcccACCCTCTGGAGCACAGGTGTCTTATCAAGGTCTCCAATGTTCCAGCATCTGCTTGTGTAACCTGCTCTATCAGCATGATATTACCAAGATAGTAGACACTACAATTAGTATCCACTAAGTGTAGTAGGTAGGAGGCCAAATACCTTAGGGGGCCACATACCTGGAAACTATTTAGGAGGACAGGTGAGTTAATATAGCCTTGAAGAAAAATTGTAAATCAATATTGTTGTTCATCTCATATGAATGTAAATTGTTTCTCATCCTCCATTCTAAGcagaatagaaaagaatacatttcCCAAGTCATTAACTGCATACCATGCATGGGAGACCTTGTAAACGATCCCATGTAAGGTATGGAGCTGCTATTGGGCCACTATTTGGTTGAACTTTAAGCAGTCTACAGCCATTCTCTAACAGCCATCTGATTTATGGATGGCCAGACTGCTGACTTAAATAGAGAGATAATATGATTACTTCTGCTGTATCCTCTATGTCTTTGGTGGTGgcattaatttctttattcacGTGTTCTGGAATCCTATCAATCTCCCTGGCTCTAGGAAGCCTGGATGCATAACAACATCTCATACCACTGGCTTCCCACCAGCTGGAGCCCCTCTTATTAGTGTCTTTCTTTATTGTTTCAGTGGAAGAAGTGTCCTCTCAGGGAACATAGTCCCTTGATATCTTTTTAATGGATTCCTGATAGCATCATcatcatatatatttacttatatcaTAATTCCTTTCAAGCGTcctaacatctctgagcctttaGGCCCCTTCTTCAATACTCTCCCACGGTAATAATGGTATTTCTACTGCACTTACTGTAGGCTGTCATTTGTTTCAAAGCTCAAGGAGATACCCTGATAGTACATAAGAATACACTCCTGGTGTCTTGCCTAGAAGGTAACTTTTGAGTCACTGGAGTTCTGCATCAGTAAATTCTTCCTCATCCAGCTTTATATTCCTCCCTCCCTAAGCACATTACCTTCAAGctgttttccatttctggctGGTACTTATTAGCCAAGCCCTGTAACTCTTTTTGTGGCCAATTCTCTTTAGTCTTCAGACCAAACCATTCTAAGCCTTGCTCTTGGTTTAGGTCTAAAAGCTAAAAGGGGAGGTGGGACAAgatattgagaaaaatatttattatcttgtgTCACACCTCCCTCAGGTGAGGGCTCTTTATTGTCTCTGGCAGCGGAAGGTTGGTCTCTTCCAGCAAGGGGGAGAGGGCTACTTTACAGGGTCAGAAGATTTGGGAAAAATGGAATATCTCAAACACATCAGATGTCTTATTCCCTATTCTCAGTGTCCAACTCCTTCCCTATCAGAATCCTGACTTTTATACAGGAAACTTGCAGAGGTATGAATTCAGCtcctttcttattctgttttcCAGTATCAGGTTGTTGGATTGAGCTTCTATGCAGTCTGGTCTCTAACTGTAGGAGATGAAGACCTTTTTAAATGTTGCCTATCTGATTTTGACATTATATCATGCATTGGAAATTGGCCTGTTATTTTCATCCTTTAGCATGTGAGAGGTATTCATTTAACAACCAACTTCATAGTCCAATAGTTACCATATCTTCCGCGCTTTCACAGCCTAGagataattaaataattcaatGTGTAGGTTTCACCTGTAGCCCAACCCAATCCACTTAGTGGTTGCAATGTTTGGGTATGCTAGTGGTTATGACTGACCCATTCCACCATTAAGGGACTCTTGCTGCCAGGTGTCCAGTGAGTGATCTGATTCCAGAATTCCGCCCAAGAATCTGCTGAATTCATTGATCAAGCAAGTTATTAAGGGCAGCCTACATTCAAAGGCAGGGGAAAAAACCTCAGTCTTTCAATGGAGGAATAGCACACATTTATAAGAAAGGAGGTAATAAGCTATGGTGTTGTATGAGGTAACCCAATAAAAGCTGTTGGAATTACAAAGCTGAACAAAATTTAGCACccatattataaataaacaaaaaaccctcatAGTTTAACATGGTACAAGCATCTGAAATAACTCAATCCACTTAGCTGGATAGTTCAATGAATTTATAATACAAAGAGATATGGAAAACAATTCCTAATAAAATTTTGGAtaactatattacaaaaaaaaatatcctttagaAACTGCTTGCCCTTAGGCATTTTAACTCTCATTTACCTCTTGGACGACAAGAGGAGACTCCATTAAGAACAGACTCAGCATCTCTAAAACTTGAACCTAGCACAGAGTTCTCTAAAGAGTCCGGCTACAAGAATAAAGGACAATTCACTTAATAAATTACAGCATTTGgaaactagtcagtcagagaaagacaaatatatgacttcactcatatgaggacttaaagacacagaagagatgaacacaagggaaaggaaacaaaaatactgtaaaacagggaggggaacaaaacataagagactcttaaatatggagacaaacagagggttgctggagggggtgtgggggggggggatgggctaaatgggtaagaggcattaaggaatcgactcctgaaatcattgttgcactaaatgctaacttggatgtaaattaaaaaataaaataaataaaataaaataaaaagtaaactaaatgaataaaaattttaaaaaaataacaagtacttCAAgctaaagctaaaaaaataaataaaataaattatagcattTGTAGTTTATATGCACAATAGAAGTTCTCGGCCATTAACTGAGCCACAAAATAAATGTTGCCATTAGTAATCAAATTTATGTGTCTAGAGGGTTTAAtgctaatgaaataagtcagtcagagaatgacaactattataggatttcactcatatgtagaatttaagaaacataaataaataaataaataaataaataaataaataaataggcaaacaaaaaaacccagagttTTATATATAGACAAAAACTGGTGGTTTCTAGAGtgaaggtgggggtgagggggatgagtgaaataggtgaaggaaattaagagtacacttatcatgatgagaactgagtaatgtataaaattgttgaatcattataatGTCCACCTGGCACTAAGaaagcactgtatgttaattatactcgAATtgataaaaaaaggaataatacataatgtgaattaaaatgtgggttaaaggggtgtctgggtggctcagtcggttaagcactggacttcagctcacgattcatgattcatgggttcaagtcccacatcggactctgtgctgacagctcagagcctggagcctgcttcagattccctctctcaaaaataagtaaacattaattttttaaatgtggattaaaaagtcataattatgaaaaagtaacaaagcagaataaaaaactgaaagaaaattggCTCAAATGTTATAATTGCTTGTCCTTGGATAGTAAGATTCTGGGTaacatttttctcctcttccttttttgttttctaaaattcgTAAGATAAaggtattttcatttgaaaaaaaaaggaagtgcaGCATAAAAATTGTAGTAAatactgtatggtgacagatggcgaCTACATTTATCATAgtgggcactgagtaatgtatattGTTGACATAATATATTGTAAActcaaaactaatataacattgtatgtcaaatatatttcaataatgaaaaatgaaaataataaaatataaaaattaaaaacactaaacaacaaaaaagagatcTGGATCTCAAGTGGCATGGCTTACGAATAAACTTCACAAGCAACTTCCTTTACAAATGCAAGGAATTCATTGCCACTGATCTCTTCTCTGCCAAACCTGCTTCCCTGGGCAAAGAACAGGACTCTGCCCAAATACTGTGCAGAAGTTCCACTAACCAAGTCAAAGCAAGGTTGGCCTTTCCGTGGCTTGAAGTTTCACGCACTGTTTCCCTGggcactttaaaaagtaaattcactCTTTGAATAcaggcatttttcaaagatgTAGAAGTCTTTTATTTATCTCTAAAAACTTGGTGTTGACCAAGGAAAGAGGCAAAGCTAAAATAAAGCCAAGCATTATATTTGGGGGTCTCAGAACTGCAATTTGGGGGACACAGATTTGGGTAGCAGCCCAAACTGTGTCCTCTCAGAGAACAAAAGTCAAGAGGTTATGAAGACATAAGAGATGGCTTGTATTTGttgtttacaaagaattttgatTGGTGTTGGAGGCAGAAAACGAAACTGAATATAATTTGTTGCTAAGGCTATCACTAAGCAAAGTTTCCTAGTGTAGCAAGTTGCAGGTGTTTGGGCTGAATCCTTGGAAAATATTTGTGGTTTAGCCCCGTCCAAAAGTTGATGGTTTCACTGATGAGGACGCACAAAAGGCCCATCTCCTTTCTGGCCTCCTGGCTCCATTTAAAAACCCCTGGACATACGTGACCTCATTTCATCTCCCATTTCAGTCAGTGTCAAAGGGTAAGACTACAAATTTTTAGTCTTTCTTCTAACTGTGACAGTAAAAAATGCTCCGTTATTACTTGTATCCTAATGGCAGAGGCTTACGTGGCACGAAGGACCTGGTTTGTTTCTAGAGACTTGAGACAGAAATCTCTAACAAGAAGTCTATAAAATTCCCTTTTGAAAATGCCGGCAAGCAACACGGAGATGTgtatcagtaaagaaacaatggcctgaAATCTGCAACAGTGTGTGGTATCACCaaggaaaacaataatttaaGCATCAGAGTAATTTGCTGTTTGCATTTCAGTTTACTGCTGGCAATGTGCCCTACTGTTGGGTTTGCTGTAGCCTCAAAAAGTTTACTGTTCCACTGTGATTGTTCCAAGTCACTCCCAATTATTGGCGGTTTCCTTTCCTAggcttcatcatcatcatcatcgtcatcatcgtCATCGTCACCATCGTCATCGTCATCCTCCGATGAAATCAgctacaaatgtttttaattattggaATCATCAGTATTACTACCGTTTATGGAGGAACTGCTATGAAGCCTGTTCTCTGCTAAAatgtttgctaacattttatatttacaacTCTTTAAGGTAAATCCtacactgaaagaaagaaaatatcaaccCAAAGTCTTTAATCAAGCATGTATTAAGAGTGCTAAAATGTGGGGAGTAGCTTAAGATGAGTGTTCTGCGGGAAGCAAGTAGCTGAACGATTTTAAGGCTGATTGGGGATGGTCATTCgaaacttaattttcttctaagaattatCCCCTGCGCAAATTCttggaaagcagaaggaaatgagTCATCTTAGTCATGGGACAGAAGGTACAACAGGAAGATGGAATCTCAGGGTAACAGTTATTGGCTGCTTAAGTGCATTTAGGGATAAGAGGTTGCGGGAACATTTGGAAGCTACGAATTTTGCAGGATAGCTAAGGTTTAGTATTGTGATTGTCTCGGATGATTGCAATTATCTCTTGAGTTAGTAGTTAGCAGATACACAGAGGCATTTGCGCTCTAGGCACTATAAAATATGGGATTACAGTGGTCAGGAACCCACGAAATAG encodes the following:
- the LOC123602704 gene encoding olfactory receptor 5G3-like, whose amino-acid sequence is MENKNETEVTEFLFLGLTDILQEQIVLFVMLFIVYLVTLGGNIGMIILIWTDLRFHTPMYFFLSHLSFVDICSSSSIAPKMLCDIFAEKKGISFMGCATQMWFSGFFVATECFLLASMAYDRYMAICKPLLYTLIMSQRVCVQLAVGPYAMALLSTMTHTILTFRLPFCGTNIINHFFCDISPLLSLACADALINKLVLFILAGAVVMLSGLIIMVSYVCILAAILKMRTADGRRKAFSTCSSHLAVVSILYGTLFFIYVQPGSSPSLDIDKVISLFYTVVIPMLNPLIYSLRNKEVKNALRRKFERKNSLMVLAK